From Chitinispirillum alkaliphilum, one genomic window encodes:
- a CDS encoding protein kinase yields MIEPALPKEFSQPVRIGEGAFGSVYRVKQSALDRLVAVKIITEKDAKSRKKLLKEARVQARIEAQCIPQVFDAFEWKGKHVCIVMQWIKGVSLSSLLQTDLSVEERFSLATAFLKSLAELHRLKFAHRDLKPENILFTSEGETFLVDFGFTKDVLNGERSMSMNIKGTPAYMAPEVWECGGDIDFFKADIFSAGRIISKIIKHSKIELLSPLLKVNPDERLEDANAALLHWLNGIEEIKLECGWKKQVEKILNENLSNRLLLSAKQLIYNGRFDESYPHLVECLEIDPENREALQLVREFSQRKKKHRMRCAVSKVSAFLAVIIFLVLSFLAGKQSAGNPQAVALEKTEEFRISFLPERSYRDFQNFPVTFKTVDSPKSLKARLNFVLQSEGYTVKIGNEKLNEEDLQKGIEIAQGAHWLTVYNSDMSVARNERIELLPFQVRYIKLP; encoded by the coding sequence ATGATTGAACCAGCACTTCCCAAAGAATTTTCGCAACCCGTGCGCATAGGAGAAGGTGCGTTCGGATCAGTTTATCGTGTTAAACAATCAGCACTTGACAGGCTTGTTGCTGTAAAGATAATAACAGAAAAGGATGCAAAAAGCAGGAAAAAACTACTCAAAGAAGCGCGGGTGCAAGCAAGAATAGAGGCGCAGTGTATACCTCAGGTGTTTGATGCATTCGAATGGAAAGGAAAGCATGTATGCATAGTAATGCAGTGGATCAAAGGCGTTTCCCTTTCATCACTCCTGCAGACCGATCTCTCTGTGGAAGAGCGGTTCTCTCTGGCGACAGCATTTCTGAAATCTTTAGCTGAATTGCACAGACTTAAATTTGCTCACCGTGATCTTAAACCCGAAAACATTCTCTTCACTTCAGAGGGCGAGACGTTTTTAGTGGATTTTGGTTTTACAAAGGATGTGTTGAACGGTGAACGTTCAATGTCCATGAATATTAAGGGCACTCCCGCGTATATGGCACCTGAGGTATGGGAGTGTGGTGGAGATATAGATTTTTTTAAAGCCGATATATTTTCAGCCGGAAGGATCATCTCAAAAATTATTAAGCACAGTAAAATAGAACTGTTGTCACCATTGCTAAAAGTCAACCCTGATGAGCGACTTGAGGATGCCAATGCTGCCCTTTTGCACTGGTTGAATGGAATCGAAGAGATTAAACTTGAGTGTGGGTGGAAAAAACAGGTAGAGAAAATACTGAATGAAAACCTTTCAAACAGATTACTCCTCTCAGCAAAACAGTTGATTTATAACGGAAGATTTGATGAAAGTTACCCCCATCTGGTTGAGTGTCTTGAAATCGATCCGGAAAACAGAGAGGCACTCCAGTTAGTTAGGGAATTTTCTCAAAGGAAAAAGAAACACAGGATGAGATGTGCTGTGTCCAAAGTTTCAGCATTTCTGGCGGTTATAATTTTCTTGGTATTGTCGTTTTTAGCAGGAAAACAAAGTGCCGGAAATCCCCAAGCTGTTGCCCTGGAGAAAACAGAGGAATTTCGGATATCGTTTTTGCCCGAACGGTCATATCGGGATTTTCAAAATTTTCCGGTTACATTCAAAACAGTTGATTCACCTAAATCATTGAAGGCAAGATTGAATTTTGTACTGCAGTCAGAAGGCTACACTGTGAAAATCGGTAATGAAAAATTGAATGAAGAGGATTTGCAAAAGGGTATAGAGATTGCGCAGGGAGCACACTGGTTGACTGTTTATAATTCTGATATGAGTGTTGCACGTAATGAAAGAATAGAACTTTTACCTTTTCAGGTTAGATATATAAAATTACCATAA